The following DNA comes from Leptospira saintgironsiae.
TCAGACCTTCTATCTTGATCCCATGCTCGATTCCTTTTTTCATTTGCTCACGGGCTCTTTGGTCCATATAACTCATCGCTGGACGTACCGGTTTCAGATCTTTATCAACTAAGACAAGACCTTGCATTTGAGAACAGAAGGAGATCCCACGAATTTCTGCAGAATCTAATTTGCTTTCTTTTAAGACCTGGGCGGTGGTATCTCTCATAGAATTCCACCAATCTTGGGGATCCTGCTCTACTCCTCCGCCTTCTAAAAGTGTGAGTCCGTATTCTTGGGTTGCAGAATTAATTAGAGTAAGCCTATCACCTATTTCAAATAGGCAAGTTTTGGTCCCGGTAGTTCCTATATCGTAAGCCAAAACGTAGACTTTTGATTTCATGCAGCAGATCCTCCGGAACCCAGTCATCGAAAAGCTCGATGAGTGAGCACTCACTCATCAGGAGATTGAAAAGCCCCTCAAAAAGGGCAATCCTTTTTTCTAAAATGAGAAGGCGGTTATATGCGATTGTCTTTTCGTGTCAATAGAATCGCGACAGCGATGCGCGGGCTAAAAATTATCTGCCTATAATCCCTTCCGCTTCTGGTTTGAATCTATAGATATAGTAAGGCCCCTTGCTTAGGATTACGCTATCCAGTTGTAGGAAAACTTCGTTTAACGCACTGCAGGTTAAATACATATATCCATCAGGAGCATAACTAAAGCCGTCGGGCCAACGGAAGCTTGGATCCTTGAATAATGTGGTGATCTTTTTATCTGCATCGATCAGATTCACTGCAGAATGCTCCGCGTCGGTCACATATATGTTTCCGTTCTTATCAATACTGATCCCATCACTCATCGATTTTAAAGAATATTGTTCGACTTGTGCTGCGAGTTGAGCAGCAGTTAACGTAGAATCCCTTAAAACACTGGTTTTAGCACGATATAATTCGCCTGAAGTGAAAGGAGCAAAATATAACCATTCCCTATTTTGATCTAACGCGATAGAGTCTGCATTAAATATAATAGAAACTCCTGCTACTTGGAAAGGAGATCCGTTCACTACGATCTCGTTTCTTTCCCCAACGACGGAGACATGATCTTTCAAAAGGCGTCTTGCTTTTTTGTTTGTGATATCATATACCACGAGTCCTGGATCTGGGATCAAAGGACTTGTATCTGTGATAAATATTGTCTCTGTAACTGTATCAATTTGCATATCGTTGAACAAAGAATCCTTGGGAGCGATAGAAACTGGGAATTCAAACTCATGAATGGTCGTTCCAGTTTCAATATCGAAAGCATAAACCTTTGGTCTTGTTATTGCCAGATTGCCATAATCCAGGGTCCAAAGCCGATTTTTATCATCTACTCTGACTGAAAGAACTGTATTAAAATTTTTCTGAAAGTTTTGGTTCGGAAATGGAAGGACCTGGCCATTCTTTAACTCAGCAACTTTGATGGGTGGAGAACCTTGGGGAAAGAAGGAGAAGAAGAGCCTTCCGGATGCAGATGCGCTGATATTGCCAGGAGGACGATCTAACTGGATTACTTTTTCTAAAGAAGAATTCGGATACTTTGGTAACGTTGTCCTATCTTCTAAATTTCCTGTTTCGCATTTTACGATTGTAAAAACCAACGCAAAGACTATGGCCCATTTTTTTAACATAAAATTTTCTCCACTGCCTCATATCATAAGGCAAAAAAGAAAATGGTCGTCCGCATTGTTTAAGTCGAACGTCCGAATTTAAGAAGTCGGTCTTATACTTAAAATCGTAACTTACAACTTTCTTATTTCTTAAAGTACTAGTATACGATGTAAACTTGTGTTCACATGAAAAAGAACGGGATTATAGGATCGAATTACCTTGTACTTATATGCGTCTTACATTTCGCAAAACCACTTATTCGCATAATATTGAGATCGTTATAATTAGAAACTAAAATGATATGTACTTCCCATTCCAAAATTATAATTTGCTTGGAACTAGAACATATACCTCCTATACTGTCATAGTTACTTCCGAGCATATTGTGATGACTTCCTCGGACCTAAGTGATGCGAATTATTATCTTTTCACTATTTAAATAAAAACGGGGCTTTCTATGCGTGAAAACCAAGTAAAGGTATACGGCTACAGATGGGTGATTCTTGGTCTATACGCACTCATTACGGCGATTATCCAAATCCAATGGCTGACTTTTGCGCCTATAGCCAGAGAAGCTAAAGTATTTTACGATGTTTCAAGCCTTCAAATAGATCTTCTCTCCCTCATTTTTATGGGAGTATTCGTGTTAATGGCGATCCCTGCTTCTTATATCATCGATACTTACGGAATTAAGATCGGAGTAGGAGTAGGCGCTGTTCTTACTGGAATTTTCTCCTTAAGCAAAGGAGTTTACGCAGATAATTTTAACATAGTGATCGCATCTCAAATCGGTTTAGCGATCGCACAACCTTTCATATTAAACGCAGTCACAAAAGTCAGCGTTCAATGGTTCCCAATTACTGAAAGAGCGACCGCAGTAGCAATCGGAACCTTAGCGCAATTTGTAGGTATCATTTTAGTAATGGCGATCACTCCTAGAATGTTAGGAGAAGTGAATCCAAATCCTCAAGAGATCCCCGGAATTCTTTTAAATTATGGATTAGTAGCTATGGTTGGAGCTGTAGTTTTCTTGGCGTTCTTTAAAGAGAAACCTCCAACTGCTCCTGATAATTCAAATCTGCGAGATTCTAAATTTAAAGTATTCGAAGGTTTAAAACATATCTTAAGCCAAAAAGATATGAGAAAATCTCTGCTTCTATTCCTGATTGGTTTAGGAGTATTTAATGCAGTCAGCACTTGTATAGACCAGATCTGCGAAACAAAACATCTGAACATGACCCAGTCCGGAGAAATTGCAGGAATGATGTTAATGTCAGGAATTATCGCAGGCATTTTCGTTCCATTAATCTCAGATAAGATTGGTAAAAGGCAACCTTTCTTAGTGATCTCTATGGCAGGATTTTTGCCTGGAATGTTATTATTCTCCTTAGCGAATGATTATACATTAGTATTAACTGGAGCATTCTTGATTGGATTCTTCTTACTCGGGATCGGTGCTCCAATCGGATTCCAATATTGCGCAGAGATCACTTCTCCGGCACCCGAATCATCTTCTCAAGGACTTTTACTTTGGATTGGGCAGATATCTGGGATCTTCTTTATCTTAGGTCTGAACTTTTTAGGAATTGATCTATTCTTAAAAATATTTATAGGTCTTGGAGTATTAAACTTAGCTTTGTCTTTCTTACTGAAAGAATCTCCTTTGATGTTAGGAGCAAAAGTACAAGAGAATTCTCTCTCCAGAAAATAAATAAAAAAAGGTCCGTCGGAATTACTCCGACGGACGGTTTAAGGTTTGCTATTCAATGGATCAAGTCGTTTCAGTATGTGATCCGATTTGAAGAAATTCGTTCCAAAAATTTTCGGTAATTTTTAGCGTTACGTCTTCCTCTGATCTGATCTTGTATCATATTCCAAATCAAAGAACCTGGTAGCCTAGGTTCTTTTCCTTCTCCCATTCTTCTAAACTGAAGACGGATCGCGGACATCTTAGAAAGTGAATTTAATGCAGGATTAGAAAGTTTTGGTATTTCTATAGAGACCTTTTCTATTTTTCCAGAAAGTAATCCATTTACGAATGTAGGATGAAATGCAAAAGGTGCAGCGATCCCAACTAAGTCTGCTTCTTTGGAAATAATAGCTTCTTCCATTACAGATTTGCTTCTGAATCCTCCGGTTACTAGTAGAGGAATTTTAGTGATCTCTTTTGCCTTTTTAGCAAAATCTAAAAAGTAAGCTTCTCTTTTGTTTGTGCCTGTTCCTTGCATCGCAGGAGATTCATAATTCCCCCCTGAAATTTCCAGAAGATCCAAACCGATCGGTTCGAGCATTTTGATTACTTGGATAGAATCTTCTTCTTGGAAACCTCCACCTTGGAAGTCCGCAGAATTTAATTTAACTCCAATTCCAAAATCGGATCGAACAGATGCTTTAATACCTTTTAGAACTTCCAAAAGGAACCTGGTCCGATTTTCCAAAGAACCACCCCATTCATCTTTTCTAATATTAGTAATTGGAGAAAGGAACTGATTTAATAAATATCCATGAGCAGAATGAACTTCTACTCCGTTAAACCCTGCCTTTTCGGCTATGACAGCAGCATCTATGAATTTTTGGATGAGGACTTTGATCTCTTCTCCCCTTAATTCTCTTGGTTCTCCAAAAACTTTGGCGAACATTCTGCCAGGTATATGAACTTTTATTGGAGAAGGTGCAACAGGTGTTTCAGTAATAAAACCAAATGTTTGCCTTCCTGGATGATTGATCTGCATCCAAATTTTGGATTCGCCGGATTGGCCAATCTCTGCCCATTTTTTTAGGGGAGAAAGATCCATGTCTTTTCTTAAGATCACATTGCCCGGACCTGTTAGTCCATTTACGTCCACCATTACGTTTCCGGTAAGAAGAAGTCCCGCGCCTGATTGGGACCATCTTTCATAAAGTTTGAATAATCTTTGGCTAGGAAGAAATTCCTTATCCGAAAGACCTTCTTCCATAGATGCTTTAACAATTCTGTTTTTGAGTATTTGGCCGTTTGGAAGTTTATATTCGGATGAAATTCCTTCCTTTGATAATGCCTGGATCATAAAATTCTCACTCACAATTTCCTACCATTCGGTATTTATTTGACTGTGCTGGTCAATAAAAATTCCTACCGGTTGGTATTTATTTTTAGGAAATTTGGAGAATTAGTTTGACGGGCCAAAGAAAAATGTAGAATCAGAAGCAGGAATGAAACTGAACAAATCTAAGCCTGGCTGGAAAAAAATGCCGGAGGAGGTTCGAAAGGAATCTATCCTTCAGGCAGCCATGCAATGTTTCTTTAGCAAGGGTTTCGAAAGGACCTCTGTTCAGGACATAGCGGATGCGGCCGGACTCACAAAAGGTGGGATCTATTTCCATTTCGAAAGCAAAGAAGAGATCAGAGACACTCTCATCCAAAACTTTTTATCTTGGGAAAGGTTCGGATTCGAAGAACCCGAAGTAAAAGCGCTTCCTCCTCATCTGCGCTTGGTAGAATATTTAGAAAGACTCGCAAACCGTCTGGCAGTGGAAGGAAATTGCAGCCCTCGCCTATTTGCAGAAGCGACTGCTTGCGGCGCAATGGAAAAAGAAATATTAAGTTTTTATGATTCTTTAGAAAAACTTTTCGCTAAGACGATTAAAGAATCTCAGGAAAATGGTAAGATCAGAGAAGATCTTTCACCAGAACTTTCTGCCAGGACATTACTCGCACTTTTTGACGGATTGCAGATACAGTCAGATATTTCTAATAAGAGAGCTTTACAGACTGTCGGAAGAGAAGTCCTAAAAGTGTTTATGAAATCTATGTTATTCCTTCCTCAGGATAACTGCGAAATTTGAGGAATGTTCTTTGGTCGGAGTTTTTCAAACTTTGATCGGAAGATAAATACTCACTAACAAGAAAGCTAATGAGATCAAGATCGCCATCAGTGGTCTGATAATCCGATAAAATTTCCAAAGTTTCAATTCGAATCGTTTGTTCTTCATCTCTATATATTAGAGAACAAACGAATGATCTAGGACTTACATTTTCAAAAAAAAATTTATAATCCCTTGAGTGAGGGATAAAAGATCTATATCAGATTATTTTAATTCTTTATGTCTTTTTCTGATCCAGAGTCCGTACACAATTCCGACAGAAAATCCGGATACGATTACTATAATTAGAATTGGGTCCATCTTCTTCCCAGATTTACAATTGATCTAGGTTTTGCAAATCTTACTTGTTTCTGCTTGTTACAGAAGTCATCTCAAGATTGACGCCAGCAACTTGTAAGTATGTCCAATCGGTACTTTGAGTCGGGGCTATTCCTACAGTTCCGATAGAACCTGAATCCCCAACGGCTACGATTCGGTTTAGTTTTGAACTATAAGCCGCAGACATCCAATCATTATATCCGCTGCTGCCTCCGCAAGTATCCAGAGTACTGAAAGAGGTCCAAGACGTTCCTTGGTTAGAAGAATATGCCCATTTGCAATTTGGGCCAAATGTGTAAATATTTCCTGATGAATCGCTCGCAAAACCGTTCGGTCTAGCATTTGTTCCAAAACCTGTAGCTACAGAAATAGGCCAAGTTCCGTTGGCGTTCATTTTGGAACTCACGGATACAGAATCACCACCTCTAGTTCCAACCAAATAGAAATCATTCGAGCGAGATTTGAAAAATTGGAATGTAGTCATCTCATAAGGAGAAGCAGTCGGAGGATTCCAAACTATGGAACCTATGGAGCTTCCAGAAGGAGGAAATGATTCCAGAGCATTAATGGTAGCTGCAGGATTATATCTTAAGATAGCTGTATAGGATCCAACTTCCATGGAACAATACACTGTATTATTATAAATTGAAATTAAACAAGAAGCATCGTATGATCCGTAATCTACGTCTGCTATATCTTCTATTACAGTCCAGGTAACTCCGTTCGAACTTTGGATCATATATAATGTTTCGCCGGAAGAGTAGGCAAACTTGGAACCTGTTGCGATAAACTTATTCACCCCTCCGACTGAACCGTAAGAGATGGTACGTAATGGTAGATTCCCTTGAGTTGGATATGTAGCAGAATTCGGACAGGCAACTCGAGTCCAGGTCACTGCATCGGGACTTGTCCAAAGCCCACAGTTATTTGTTCTGCTTGTAAAATCACCAGTAGTCGTTCCTACTGCGACGAATAAACCATTTCCATAAGTGACTGAATACAAGCTCCCTCCGGAACAATCCGGAAAAGTGGAAGACCCAACACTCGCAGTCCATGCAATCCCATCTTTACTAGTCCATAAAGAGCAAGCTACACCTACAGCTACAAACTCATTGGCATTATCAGTCGGTCCGAGTTGGTTGGATAATGTCAGATCCAAGCCAAGGCCCACTAAAGATTGGGAAGCATCTATATTCACTTCCTTAGCTTGGTTGCAATATAAGATCTGAAAGATACTTAGTAATAGAACGATACGTTTCATGCCCGGGCCTTTACTTAATAACAAATTTCCTTAGGATCTTTCCCATCTTTTTTTGGGATAAATAGAGTCCATTTATGTCGAATTTTGTAGAGTTTGTTCCAGATTAGTTTAGGGTTCCAACTTGTAATCAGGCTCTAGGATACGAGGGCAATGGCTGAAAATTGTCCCTAAATAATGTCTGGCTAAAGAATGAAAGACCCATTCTCCTGCGGTATTTTGCACTTCTGCAGAACCGATTTCAGAAAAACCATTTTTCTGAAAGAAAGAATCTAAGCTCCAATCTTCTTCCCCAGGGATCACTTGTACTTTTAACATAGCGTAGAAGGTACCTGAATCCGGGTCGAATCTAAATACGATGGATCTACCACCTAATGGATTTCGAATGGAGAAGGTGGCCCATTTTGCCTTGGGCCCAGAACCTTCGGACTTTAAATCATACAATTCGTATTGTAAATCTTTCTCGTCCCCGAAAAACTCATGAAAAGCAGAACGAAATGCATCTCCAAATTCCAATTGAGTTGGGAAATAAGAATCTTCCGAAGGATCCATAGTACTGATTTTTGGAAAGTCGAATACACCATCAAGTTTTTAGAGAAATGGATCTTAGGAAAATAAACGAGATGTTATCTTTTTTTGAGAATCTGGCCGAAATAAAAAACATGAGCTGGAAAAAATCCAAGATCTATCTATTTCAAATTTTTTCCTTAATCATGCTCGGCGGAATTTTCTTTTTATCCGAATCGATCTTGCCCAAAGATCTTTCCGGAATTTATAAAGAATACGTAGTCCAAGATTTCGAGACTGAAGTTTTCGGAGAAGAAAACGTAAAAGCAAAATTGGGTCCTGATTTCAGTCCGGAAGTAAGGATCTCCACTGTATTTAGAACTCCAGAAAGAGAATCCGAAAAATCTTTGTATGTAGAACTGAGCGCTGAAAAAAACCAATCCTTTCAGATCTTATTCAAAAAACCTTGGTCCTCTAAAGAATTCGTGAAAGAATTCAAGTTTCATGTTTATGCAAATGATGGTGGTGGTTCTCTTTTTGTTTTGGTAAGAGATTCCAGTTTAGATCAAAAAAAGATATTACTCACACATTTTAATTTTTCAGGTTGGAAAGTATTATCCTTAGACATCACTCGTAAAGTGAGACAAGACGATCTAGTCACTCATCAAAATTCTGAACTTGTATTCTTAGGATTTTTATACGAAGCTCCTTTCGAAAGAAAAAGAGGTACTAGAGAAGTTTTCGTAATAGATGATATTCTTGCGAAGACGAGACCTAAATATCTTTTGTTTCCAGGCGAGAAGGCCTTAGTAAAATAATATTTGCTAATCTAAATTCGCGAGTCCCAAATCTTTTCTCGCTGGGTAAGAGTTCCTTCTTCTCTCAAAATATTCCCAGTCTGCATTCTTCCAAGATTCTCTTAATTTCTGATCTTCTTCTTTTAAAAAAGTTTCAGTAGAGATTGGCTGATTCGATTTCAAAAATTTTGAAAGTGGAGGAAGTTTGTTTTCTTTATATAGAATGCATAACTTCTCCGCAAGCTTATATGTGCCAAGTAATCTTCCTAGTTGGCTATAACCTGCGATATGAGGAGTGAAAATTGAATTTTCTAAACTCGCCATTTGTTCTGCAATTTTTCCTTTAGGAGGTTCCGGATAAAACACGTCCATTACCTTATATAGATCTGTTCTATCCAAAATAGTTTGAAAAGTTTCTTCCGACCAAACTTCTCCTCTACTTGTGTTTATAAGAAGTGTATCTTCTTTCAATTTGGAAATTTTATCTTTGTCCAGTATATTCACTGTTGGATAAGGGCCATTAGCAGTAAGAGGGACATGAAGACTTACAATAGAACATTTTAATATCTCATCCAAAGGTTGAGAATGATCCTTGATAAAGGGGTCGTTATAGATATATGGGACCTTCTTCTCTTCTAAAATTTTGGCGAATGTTTTGCCCGTATTTCCGAAGCCGATGATGCCAACTTTCTTTTTTCTAAGTTCTTCTTCCGAAAAAAAATGAAGAAGAGAGACCCAACAATATTCAGCAACAGAACCCGCATTGCTTCCTGGAGAATTAATGAATACTCTGGATTCTTTTTTTAGATCCGAAAAATTCACATGATCTGTTCCAGAACTCACTGTTGCAAAAATTTTTACGCTAGGAAACATCCGACAGGTCTCTTGATTTACCTTGAGTCTAGTATTTGCAATTAATACAGTAGGTTTAAACTTTTCGATCTCTTCTGGGGATTTGGCAGGATATGATCTTACATCTAAGTTCCGGAAATGAGAAAAAATTTCCGAAGCCCCGACGGTTCCTTCCGGATAAAAAAGAATAGGAAGAGACATGAAGGAATCATTTAAAAAAGGACCTGAATCGCCAATTTATTTTCCGTAAAAACTCTTGCCTTCTCACACCCGATCAATACCTTCAATGCTTCCAACCGGTAAATATTTCAAATGTTAGAACGTTTAAAAGAAATCCCCCCGAAAATCTGGCTTTTTGCCTCTGGTTTTTTAATCCTTATAGTATTGATTGTATTCCTTCTCTGGGAGCCAGGTTCGGCCGGCAGAGAATTTGGTTTTGATGGAGGAGATTCTCCAGGCTTTACTGTAACTCAAAACGAGAATGGAGAATGGATTATCAATCCAGAGATCATGGCTACTTCTCGCGAATTATATAAAGACGGCCAATGGTTAAGCTATGATGAGATCTTAAAGTATGCTGCAAATGGAGAATTGGATCTTGTATCTTCTCTTTGGGAATTGAGAAGGAAATGTCCTGCAGATTATACCCCAGAACAATGTAATGAAATAGTAAAAGCATTTATCTTAGAACAATATCCTGGAGCGGATGGAGAAAGGCTCGTTGGTCTTTTTAGGAAATATCTTTCTTATGAGATGGTATTAAGAGAATTCGAACAACCTAAAGGCAAAAGCCAGGAAGAAATTTACGAAATCATAAAGAAGAAGAGAAGAGAACTTTTTTCAGACCAAGATGCTAAACTGATCTTTGGATTAGAAGAAGCGGAGAAGGAGTTCCAATATGGATATGACCAATTCCTGAGCGAAGTCAAAAATCTTCCTGGAGATAAAAAGCTCGCGAGATATGAAGAATATCGTAAGGGAGTTTATGGAAATTATTATAATACGATCTATAAAAGAGAGCCTAAGTTCAATAAATACGAAACTGAACTTTATTTTAAAGAAACAGATCTGAACAAATTATCCGCTGCAGAAAAAGATCCTCAGGTGCGTGCAATCCGAGAAAAATATTTCGGAAAAGACGGAGCTGACAGGATCGAAAAAGTCTTAAAAGAGATTGATGCAGAAAAGAAGAGAGAAGATCAAACCGCACAAGAAGAACAAACTTGGCTCAAAGCTCATCCGACTGCAAGACCTGAAGAAAGAGATAAAGCTTTGAATGAGATCAGAGTTAAAATTTTAGGCCAAGAAGAAGCAGAGGCTTATGGTAGAAGAAAAGCCTTAGAAGAAGACCAAAGACGTTTGCAAGGCAAATGATCCGGTTTTCCAGAAATCCGATCCGTCCATTCTTATACCTGATCGGAATTGCGTCCGGAATCCTTTTCGGAATGGAGCCCTTCGAATTTTTTCCAGCGGGAGGGCTCTCCGCGTTATGTGCCTATATTCTATTTTTGGAATTAAGAGAGTGGAAACTTAAATCTGCTATTTTCTGGCTATTAGGACTCTCTCAGGTCATTAACCTGATCGTGTTTTTTTGGATCCCCTCCTCTATTTCTGCAATTTCAGGAGCAGGCGCTGGCATTTCCTGGATCCTATTTCTCGTGTATGGGATCTTCTCTCATTTTAAACTAATCATCTTTTACTTGGGATGGAATTTTAGTTTATTATTATATAATAAGTATATAAACTCTCCGGAAAGATTTACCATATTCGGTTGGTTGATTTTTCCGATTTGGGGAGTTTTATCCGATCTGATCATGCCTCAACTGTTTCCTTGGTACTGGGGAAATTTAGCCGAAGGAAATCTTTCTTTTTCTCAAATCGCATCTTGGACTGGAATATTTGGAGTAGGATTTTTTCTACTCTTAGGAAGTTCCTCTTTAGTATTGATCAGAAATCCTTCCCTAAAAAGATACGGGATAGCTGGGATCCTTATCTTTGGGATAGTCTGGACTTTAGGAAGTTTCAGACTTTATTCTGCTCCTGATTATACTGTTCCAAATTCCACTCCTGCAATAGAAGATGGGATCTTAAAACTTTCAGGAGTTCTAATACAACCAAACACTAGTCCTGGTAAAAGAGAATTAGCTGAAAATCCTGAATTTGTAGGACAAACAATTAGCACAAGTCTCGAATTGGGCCTTCGTTCTTCTTTGGAAACTTCTCCGCCTCCCGATCTTTTATTTTTGCCTGAGTCTGCGATTCCATTTCATGGAACAATTCCGAATGAAAATCCGGGACAAGGAGTGTATTCTTCTACATTCCATGGCGCTCTAATGTATCTAACTTACAAATCAGGTGCAGATATTTTATACAATGAATTGAATCGTTTTCCGGAAGGTTTAAAAAATCAGGTAACACTTCTTTCTTCTTCCAATGGAGAGGTAGAACGTTACGATAAAAGAAGATTACTTGCTTTCGGAGAATATATTCCTTTCGAGTCTACATTTCCTTTTTTAAGAAAACTGTTTAAGGAAACTTCCTTTTATATAACTGGAGGAGATCCTAAACCTCTTATTGGAAATCGTTCCTTGAGAAGAGAAAGAATTCCTTCTTTACCTACAGAAGAGGAGACTCCTTTGATCCAAAATCCGGATCATTTTCGTCCAATTTTAACCAGCTCAGGTAAAGAAGAAAATGTTTCCTATCAGATCTTACCTTTGATCTGTTATGAGGCAATGTTTTCCTATCTTGTAAGAGATTCAGTAAAATTCGCTTCTAAGAATACATATACTTTTTTTGTAAATCCTACGAATGATTCTTGGTTCTCTTCAGATATAGAAGCTTGGCAACATGCAGGAGCTGTTCGATTTAGAGCAATAGAATTTGGGCTTACTTTAGTACGCCCTGCAGTCACAGGAATTTCACTCGCAGTGGATCCGTATGGCAGAAATTTAAATCATCCAACAAGATATGGAGAAAAAGATACCAGATCCTTCCTGCTTCCAGCTACAAAATTGAAAGAAGGCGGAAATACATTCTATTCCGAATGGGGAAATCTTCCTTTTTATCTATATACTATTCTGGTATTCACGTTATTCTTTCTTGTAGGAAAAAAGGCATTTTTCAAAACTAAGGGTTAGCTCCAAGGGGGATCTTTGTTAGAACATACATTCTGCCATCTCCCTGGTATCGATGTGATCGAAGAAGGGAAACTCTGGGACCAAGGAATTCTTCATTGGGATGAACTCAGAGAAGTATTAAAAGAAAAAGTAAAGTCTCCTTCCGATATGCATTCCAGATTATTATTGGACTCTCTGGATTTTTCTAGAAAGGAAATGAATAGAAAGAACTGGGATTATTTTTTCTTCGCTCTACCCAGCCAACAAAAATGGAGATTATTCCCAATCATCCGAGAAAATCTTCTCTATTTAGATATTGAAACTTCCGGTTTAGGTAATGGTGATTTCGTAACCGTTGTAGGAACTTATGACGGTAAAGATTTCAAAACATATCTTAGAGGAAGGAATATGGATGATTTTCCTGAAGAACTTTCTTCTTCTCATGTTTTTGTAACTTATAATGGTGCGGCATTCGATGTTCCTTTTTTAGAAAGAGAATTCGGTAAAAAATTCAAGAACCGTCATTTGGATCTAATGTATATTCTGAGAAGTCTCGGGATCAAAGGTGGTTTGAAAGGTTGCGAGAAGGCCTTAGGTATAAAAAGAGACCTTCCTTATGAAGTAAATGGTGCGGATGCAGTTCGATTATGGTGGCAGTATGTTCAGTACGATGACCAAGACGCATTAGATCTTCTTTTAAAATATAATAAAGAAGATGTGGTTAACCTAGAACTTTTGTTTATTAAAGCCTATAACTTAAAAATCAAAGAAACTCGCTTTTTCGGAGAAGTTATCCCTGAGATTTAAGTCGCGGAGTGTTTTAAACCTCAGGTGTATTAGCGATCCAACGATAAGTTTCATAAGGTGGTTCTGTTTCTATAATTTCGACCCAGCCTTTGCCTATAAACTTACGAACCATAGAATGTAAGATCGCCATTGCAGTATTATAATATCCTGAATGAGCAACCTTCTCCCCCATAGCCTCTAAAGTTAAAGCGGATAGATCGTATTCTTTTTCCTTAAGCCTGCGGATCACACCTCTTTCCAATATTTGTAATGTTTTATGAAGAAGTTTAATTGCCTTTTGAGGAGACTCTGGCTCTGGTCCATGAGCTGGCAATAGTCTACGAATACTCATCTTAGA
Coding sequences within:
- a CDS encoding apolipoprotein N-acyltransferase, with translation MIRFSRNPIRPFLYLIGIASGILFGMEPFEFFPAGGLSALCAYILFLELREWKLKSAIFWLLGLSQVINLIVFFWIPSSISAISGAGAGISWILFLVYGIFSHFKLIIFYLGWNFSLLLYNKYINSPERFTIFGWLIFPIWGVLSDLIMPQLFPWYWGNLAEGNLSFSQIASWTGIFGVGFFLLLGSSSLVLIRNPSLKRYGIAGILIFGIVWTLGSFRLYSAPDYTVPNSTPAIEDGILKLSGVLIQPNTSPGKRELAENPEFVGQTISTSLELGLRSSLETSPPPDLLFLPESAIPFHGTIPNENPGQGVYSSTFHGALMYLTYKSGADILYNELNRFPEGLKNQVTLLSSSNGEVERYDKRRLLAFGEYIPFESTFPFLRKLFKETSFYITGGDPKPLIGNRSLRRERIPSLPTEEETPLIQNPDHFRPILTSSGKEENVSYQILPLICYEAMFSYLVRDSVKFASKNTYTFFVNPTNDSWFSSDIEAWQHAGAVRFRAIEFGLTLVRPAVTGISLAVDPYGRNLNHPTRYGEKDTRSFLLPATKLKEGGNTFYSEWGNLPFYLYTILVFTLFFLVGKKAFFKTKG
- a CDS encoding lipase secretion chaperone encodes the protein MLERLKEIPPKIWLFASGFLILIVLIVFLLWEPGSAGREFGFDGGDSPGFTVTQNENGEWIINPEIMATSRELYKDGQWLSYDEILKYAANGELDLVSSLWELRRKCPADYTPEQCNEIVKAFILEQYPGADGERLVGLFRKYLSYEMVLREFEQPKGKSQEEIYEIIKKKRRELFSDQDAKLIFGLEEAEKEFQYGYDQFLSEVKNLPGDKKLARYEEYRKGVYGNYYNTIYKREPKFNKYETELYFKETDLNKLSAAEKDPQVRAIREKYFGKDGADRIEKVLKEIDAEKKREDQTAQEEQTWLKAHPTARPEERDKALNEIRVKILGQEEAEAYGRRKALEEDQRRLQGK
- a CDS encoding ribonuclease H-like domain-containing protein, which produces MLEHTFCHLPGIDVIEEGKLWDQGILHWDELREVLKEKVKSPSDMHSRLLLDSLDFSRKEMNRKNWDYFFFALPSQQKWRLFPIIRENLLYLDIETSGLGNGDFVTVVGTYDGKDFKTYLRGRNMDDFPEELSSSHVFVTYNGAAFDVPFLEREFGKKFKNRHLDLMYILRSLGIKGGLKGCEKALGIKRDLPYEVNGADAVRLWWQYVQYDDQDALDLLLKYNKEDVVNLELLFIKAYNLKIKETRFFGEVIPEI